In a genomic window of Zootoca vivipara chromosome 5, rZooViv1.1, whole genome shotgun sequence:
- the MMS19 gene encoding MMS19 nucleotide excision repair protein homolog isoform X2, producing the protein MRAQGIQTLSEVLLQCYSLLQEQEVSHLVLFYENRLKDHHLVISSVLQGLKALSMCVALAPGLAVSVLKAIFQEVHVQSLLQADRHTIYSIITNFMSTREAELKGLGADFTFGFIQVMDGEKDPRNLLKAFQIVRDIIVKGYALGPFTEELFEVTSCYFPIDFTPPSNDPHGIQREDLIISLRAVLTSTPIFAEFLIPLLIEKMDSDVQSAKLDSLQTLNAACMIYGEKELKEFLPSLWSSLRREVFQTASEKIEAEGLSALRALSTCLSRLVLSSDDEDLLDSFLTSILQDCRHHLCEPDMKLVWPSAKLLQAAAGASLRAYYRITYSVLPLLVEQYTKHEQSSQHRTILEVLLGFLELRQQWGPEEDDKSPLLCFKDSLCSVVFSALSESSVQLQLVGIRVLTFLGSLQGLLTLSDVEMFVDHLTKLILHEDDSQTSMVAMEAAGRLAPLYPQAFSKCLVQKFSEGLQSELQEDSNPSQQERRLQALAAVSTHPSIVRETVPVLLQHFQQIQQESIPANTHSVVSVCQSLQQVAFQCQQDAQSYWYFHQAVVPCLVGLAVKAAMQENSHTLPSSVLLKEEALSAMVSVISSACTHLRPEQAAQSVSKVVPLFLDGELSFQPGNTFPTTFQPFQDGQCLMAAQRRLVALLMAFVCSLPRNVPIPQQDRLLRELLALSCSCDCPFTATAAAKCFAGLVNKHPAGPQLDELLELAMNKLEHGLNEGSHQSQALTLLLWVSKALLLRYHPLTTHLTDKLLVLLGDTVLGPAVGDGLALLMADSPDVLGKSCHAEVRLMFRQRFFTECVPQLVQGFHTAAPDVKANYLKGLSHILNHLPKPVLVTELPTLLPLLLEALSCPDLVVQLSTLHCLQPLLLEAPHVMSLHIDTLVGKFISLTDNPAMAIRIAALQCLHALASLPTPVVIPYKSRVIRALAKPLDDKKRLVRKEAVAARGEWFLLGTPAR; encoded by the exons TCTTTGCTGCAAGCGGATCGCCATACAATCTACAGTATCATTACTAACTTCATGAGCACTCGAGAGGCAG AACTGAAAGGTCTGGGTGCCGATTTCACCTTCGGGTTCATCCAGGTGATGGATGGAGAGAAGGACCCACGCAACCTGTTAAAAGCCTTCCAGATCGTACGCGACATCATTGTGAAAGGCTATGCATTGG GGCCCTTCACAGAGGAGTTGTTTGAGGTGACTTCCTGCTACTTCCCCATCGACTTTACCCCT CCCTCCAATGATCCTCATGGAATCCAGAGGGAAGACTTGATCATCAGCCTGCGGGCAGTGCTGACCTCCACTCCCATTTTTGCTGAG TTCCTGATCCCGTTGCTCATTGAGAAAATGGACTCTGACGTACAAAGTGCCAAGCTGGACTCCCTGCAAACCCTG aatGCTGCCTGCATGATCTATGGGGAGAAGGAGCTGAAGGAGTTCCTACCCAGCCTTTGGTCGTCCCTGCGCAGGGAG GTGTTCCAGACAGCAAGTGAGAAGATTGAAGCAGAAGGTCTGTCTGCTTTGCGTGCTCTGTCAACATGTCTGTCCCGCTTGGTGCTCAGTTCTGATGATGAGGATCTTTTAGATTCCTTCCTTACAAGCATTCTGCAAG ATTGCAGACACCATCTGTGTGAGCCTGACATGAAGCTGGTGTGGCCAAGTGCCAAACTCTTGCAGGCGGCTGCAGGGGCCTCTTTGCGAGCCTATTACCGGATCACATACAGTGTACTTCCCTTGCTGGTGGAACAGTACACCAAGCATGAGCAG AGTAGCCAGCACAGGACAATCTTGGAAGTGCTGCTTGGTTTCTTGGAGCTGCGGCAACAGTGGGGGCCTGAGGAAGACG ACAAGAGTCCACTGCTTTGCTTCAAAGACTCCCTGTGTTCCGTGGTGTTCTCTGCACTTTCTGAGTCCAGTGTGCAACTTCAGTTGGTTGGCATCCGGGTTCTGACCTTTCTAGGATCACTGCAAG GGCTCCTGACCCTCTCAGATGTGGAGATGTTTGTGGATCACCTTACAAAGTTAATCTTGCATGAGGACGATTCCCAGACGAG CATGGTAGCTATGGAGGCGGCTGGACGCCTGGCTCCCCTCTATCCACAAGCCTTCAGCAAGTGCTTGGTTCAGAAGTTCTCAGAAGGGCTGCAATCAG AGCTTCAGGAGGACAGCAATCCATCCCAGCAGGAACGTCGCCTGCAGGCTCTAGCAGCTGTGTCCACACACCCTAGTATAGTGAGGGAAACAGTTCCAGTCCTGCTGCAGCACTTCCAGCAGATTCAGCAAG agagTATACCTGCAAATACCCATTCTGTGGTGTCTGTGTGCCAGAGTCTGCAGCAGGTGGCATTCCAGTGCCAGCAAGATGCTCAGAGTTACTGGTACTTCCACCAGGCTGTGGTGCCCTGCTTGGTGGGCTTAGCAGTCAAGGCTGCGATGCAAG AGAATTCCCATACATTGCCAAGCAGTGTGTTGCTGAAGGAAGAAGCCTTATCAGCCATGGTATCGGTCATCAGCAGTGCGTGTACGCACCTAAGACCAGA gcaggctgcccagagtgtctcCAAAGTGGTTCCCCTCTTCTTGGATGGAGAGCTTTCCTTCCAACCTGGAAACACCTTTCCCACCACTTTCCAGCCCTTCCAG GATGGGCAGTGTCTGATGGCAGCCCAGAGAAGGCTTGTTGCACTCCTCATGGCCTTTGTCTGCTCACTGCCAAGGAAT GTTCCAATTCCTCAGCAAGACCGCTTGCTACGTGAACTGCTAGCCCTGAGCTGCTCCTGTGACTGCCCTTTCACTGCCACAGCTGCTGCCaaatgctttgcaggactggtTAACAAGCACCCAGCAG GGCCTCAATTAGATGAGCTGTTGGAGTTGGCCATGAACAAGTTGGAGCATGGTCTGAATGAGGGTTCTCATCAAAGCCAGGCCCTCACTCTGCTGCTGTGG GTGAGCAAGGCTTTGTTGCTACGCTATCACCCGCTAACCACACACCTGACGGACAAG CTCCTCGTGCTTTTGGGGGACACGGTCCTTGGCCCTGCGGTGGGCGATGGCCTTGCCTTGCTTATGGCCGACTCCCCAGATGTGCTGGGCAAGAGCTGCCATGCTGAGGTGCGCCTCATGTTTCGCCAGCGCTTCTTCACAGAGTGTGTGCCGCAGTTGGTGCAGGGTTTCCACACAGCAGCTCCTG ATGTGAAGGCGAATTACCTGAAAGGCCTGTCTCACATACTGAACCACCTGCCCAAACCAGTGCTAGTGACAGAGCTGCCTACG TTGCTACCTCTCCTGCTGGAAGCTCTGTCGTGTCCTGACCTTGTGGTGCAGCTCTCAACTTTGCACTGCCTACAGCCGCTGTTGCTCGAGGCGCCACATGTCATGAGCCTGCACATTGACACACTCGTGGGCAAATTTATCAGCCTGACAGACAACCCTGCTATG GCAATCCGCATTGCTGCGCTACAGTGCCTCCATGCActtgcctccctccccactccgGTG GTGATACCTTACAAGTCACGGGTGATTCGAGCCCTAGCCAAACCCTTGGATGACAAGAAGCGCCTGGTGCGGAAGGAAGCTGTGGCAGCACGAGGAGAATG GTTTCTGCTTGGGACACCTGCCAGGTGA